A portion of the Nitrospira defluvii genome contains these proteins:
- the rfaE2 gene encoding D-glycero-beta-D-manno-heptose 1-phosphate adenylyltransferase has translation MPTKVTTREELASLLADHRRQHHRVVFTNGCFDLMHIGHVRYLQAARDLGEVLVVGVNSDASVRALSKGPGRPIVPDAQRAEVLAALACVDYVVIFPEPDPGALIASLQPDILVKGGDWPIDRIVGRDTVEARGGRVQTIPLVPGVSTTTLVQRIRATNA, from the coding sequence ATGCCCACAAAAGTGACCACACGAGAAGAACTGGCTTCCCTTCTGGCCGACCACCGTCGGCAGCATCACCGCGTCGTCTTCACGAACGGCTGCTTCGACCTCATGCATATCGGCCATGTTCGCTATCTGCAGGCAGCCCGCGATCTCGGTGAGGTGCTCGTCGTCGGGGTGAATTCCGATGCCTCTGTACGCGCCTTGAGCAAAGGCCCTGGTCGCCCCATCGTGCCCGATGCCCAGCGGGCCGAGGTCCTCGCGGCATTGGCCTGTGTGGACTACGTGGTGATTTTTCCCGAGCCGGATCCTGGTGCTCTGATTGCGTCCCTTCAGCCGGATATTCTGGTCAAGGGCGGCGACTGGCCGATCGACCGGATCGTGGGCCGTGACACGGTCGAAGCGCGCGGCGGACGCGTCCAAACCATCCCGCTCGTCCCCGGTGTCTCAACCACCACACTCGTACAACGCATTCGCGCCACCAACGCCTAA